In Acidimicrobiales bacterium, one DNA window encodes the following:
- a CDS encoding NAD(P)/FAD-dependent oxidoreductase, protein MSDTTAATPDAGGLADEVVIIGAGPAGLTAAYQLAKAGRRSTVLESDDVVGGISRTVERDGWRFDIGGHRFFTKVRPVEELWHEILPDEEFMLRPRKSRIYYRGKFYDYPLRASNALGNLGIIEAVRCVLSYAWARIRPPKNQHMYEGWLAARFGWRLYNHFFKTYTQKVWGHPPSEMPADWAAQRVKNLSLASAVINALLPRRNQKDITSLIEEFQYPRLGPGMMWERCRDLVEDAGTKVIMGARVERINHHGGVATSVVADHGGAVTEYPATAVISSMPIASLVHVFDPPVPEKVRRAADDLYYRDFLTVALVVPEDAVPWDDNWIYIHDPSVKTMRIQNFGSWSPFLVKEGRNVLGLEYTVEEGDESWGAPDEKLIEQGAEELGRLGLLDPSQVEAGYVVRMPKAYPYYDTDYADNVQIIRDWIGANASNVFPVGRNGMHRYNNQDHSMYTAMLTVENLLGADNDVWSVNVEDEYHEINTRSAPSLSPGRHGTGRDAPILPKKQPTG, encoded by the coding sequence GTGAGTGATACAACGGCCGCTACGCCCGATGCCGGCGGCCTGGCCGACGAGGTCGTGATCATCGGTGCCGGCCCCGCGGGGTTGACAGCCGCCTACCAGCTCGCCAAGGCGGGACGGCGGTCGACTGTGCTGGAGTCCGACGATGTGGTTGGGGGCATCAGCCGCACGGTGGAACGCGACGGCTGGCGCTTCGACATCGGTGGCCACAGGTTCTTCACCAAGGTCCGGCCGGTCGAGGAGTTGTGGCACGAGATCCTCCCCGACGAGGAGTTCATGCTCCGGCCGCGCAAGAGCCGCATCTACTACCGCGGGAAGTTCTACGACTACCCGCTTCGGGCGTCGAACGCGCTGGGCAACCTCGGCATCATCGAGGCCGTCCGCTGCGTCCTGTCGTATGCGTGGGCGAGGATCCGACCCCCGAAGAATCAGCACATGTACGAGGGATGGTTGGCCGCCCGATTCGGCTGGAGGCTCTACAACCACTTCTTCAAGACGTACACGCAGAAGGTATGGGGGCACCCGCCATCGGAGATGCCCGCCGACTGGGCGGCGCAACGAGTAAAGAACCTCTCCCTCGCCTCAGCGGTGATCAACGCGCTCCTGCCCAGGCGCAACCAGAAGGACATCACCTCCCTCATCGAAGAGTTCCAGTATCCGCGCCTCGGTCCGGGGATGATGTGGGAACGCTGCCGTGACCTCGTCGAGGACGCGGGTACCAAGGTCATCATGGGCGCTCGTGTGGAACGCATCAACCATCATGGTGGTGTGGCCACCTCGGTTGTGGCCGATCACGGCGGCGCCGTCACCGAGTACCCGGCGACCGCGGTGATCTCGTCGATGCCGATCGCGTCGCTCGTCCACGTCTTCGACCCACCGGTGCCCGAGAAGGTGCGCCGAGCCGCCGACGACCTCTATTACCGGGATTTCCTCACGGTCGCGCTGGTCGTGCCTGAAGACGCGGTCCCATGGGACGACAACTGGATCTACATCCACGACCCGAGCGTGAAGACGATGCGCATTCAGAATTTCGGCTCGTGGTCCCCGTTCCTTGTCAAGGAGGGCCGCAACGTTCTGGGGCTCGAGTACACCGTCGAGGAGGGCGACGAGTCGTGGGGCGCTCCTGACGAGAAGTTGATCGAGCAGGGAGCCGAGGAACTGGGACGGCTCGGGCTGCTCGATCCGTCGCAGGTCGAAGCCGGTTACGTGGTGCGTATGCCGAAGGCGTACCCGTATTACGACACCGACTACGCCGACAACGTCCAGATCATCCGCGACTGGATTGGAGCGAACGCAAGCAACGTGTTCCCTGTAGGGCGCAACGGCATGCACCGCTACAACAACCAGGACCACTCGATGTACACCGCTATGTTGACCGTCGAGAACCTCTTGGGCGCCGACAACGACGTCTGGTCTGTGAACGTCGAGGACGAGTACCACGAGATCAACACGCGATCAGCACCGTCGTTGTCCCCCGGACGACACGGCACCGGCAGGGACGCGCCGATCCTCCCCAAGAAGCAGCCGACCGGCTGA
- a CDS encoding glycosyltransferase family 39 protein produces MAATVDSPPQPGDRAHGRLHETLFGVDIEVPRLLVVAGVVAVVAGVALRFWAPSPLWLDEAISVNISKLPVSQIPRALSHDGAPPLYYVILHFWMAAFGQSDFAVRALSGIVSVGTLPLLWLAGRRVGGRTVAWVTFFLGLTSPFAINYATATRMYSFMILFSVLGFLALQRAVEQPTRGRLVAVSAITAALLYTHYWGLYLVLVTALWLGWRARRTGTGRPILRAMGFGTLLWLPWFPVFAYQALHTGTPWTSAASPGDLLALFGDYSGPGSWGMLLMFASFTLFMVGVFGRTAVPGTVVRTTEPDGSTHETECGPAVVIELRPRPGMAPLVVVALGTLVVAVVLGAVANAAFVARYTAVVLPLFLMVVAAGIAVIPGRRFRAGCIAVLCLAGLLTGYGENKQQRTQAVKVAAVLNAQAQSGDVVAYCPDQLGPAVDRLLTVRGVVELTFPRAIGPQRVNWVDYRKVIAHTDVETFAQEVLARVGAGHTLWLVWRDGYPGLGGACGYLKSWLDLLHTPGPTVVHQNGSVYYEYENLVRYGG; encoded by the coding sequence GTGGCCGCGACCGTAGACAGCCCGCCACAACCGGGCGACCGGGCTCACGGCCGCCTTCACGAGACCCTTTTCGGCGTCGACATCGAGGTGCCGCGACTCCTCGTGGTGGCCGGGGTCGTCGCCGTCGTCGCGGGCGTGGCACTGCGGTTCTGGGCACCGAGCCCCCTGTGGCTCGACGAAGCGATCAGCGTCAACATCTCGAAGCTGCCCGTGTCCCAGATCCCGAGAGCGCTCAGCCACGACGGAGCCCCGCCGCTCTACTACGTGATCCTCCACTTCTGGATGGCGGCTTTTGGGCAAAGTGACTTCGCGGTGCGCGCGCTCTCGGGGATCGTCTCTGTCGGCACACTCCCGCTGTTGTGGCTGGCCGGGAGGCGTGTAGGAGGACGGACTGTTGCGTGGGTGACGTTCTTCTTGGGTCTCACATCACCGTTCGCCATCAACTACGCGACGGCGACACGCATGTACTCGTTCATGATCCTGTTCTCCGTGCTGGGGTTCCTGGCGCTCCAGCGAGCGGTCGAACAGCCCACTCGGGGGCGGCTGGTGGCGGTGTCGGCCATCACCGCTGCGCTGCTCTACACCCACTACTGGGGCCTCTACCTCGTCCTCGTCACGGCGCTCTGGCTCGGCTGGCGCGCCCGCCGGACGGGTACCGGCCGGCCCATCCTGCGTGCCATGGGTTTCGGCACGCTGTTGTGGTTGCCGTGGTTCCCCGTCTTCGCCTACCAGGCCCTGCACACCGGCACTCCGTGGACGTCCGCGGCCAGCCCCGGTGACCTCCTGGCCCTCTTCGGCGACTACTCCGGTCCGGGTTCGTGGGGCATGCTGCTGATGTTCGCCAGCTTCACCCTGTTCATGGTCGGCGTCTTCGGGCGCACGGCGGTTCCGGGCACGGTGGTGCGGACCACAGAACCCGACGGTTCCACCCACGAGACCGAGTGCGGGCCAGCGGTCGTGATCGAGCTGCGCCCCCGTCCGGGGATGGCGCCATTGGTCGTCGTGGCACTCGGGACACTCGTGGTGGCGGTCGTGCTGGGGGCTGTAGCCAATGCCGCTTTCGTGGCGCGGTACACGGCCGTGGTGCTGCCGCTGTTCCTGATGGTGGTGGCGGCGGGGATAGCGGTCATCCCGGGGCGTCGTTTCCGGGCCGGGTGCATCGCCGTGCTGTGCCTCGCGGGGTTGCTCACCGGTTACGGGGAGAACAAGCAGCAACGCACCCAGGCGGTCAAGGTCGCCGCGGTCCTCAACGCGCAGGCACAAAGTGGGGACGTCGTGGCGTATTGCCCGGATCAGCTGGGTCCTGCGGTCGATCGGTTGCTCACCGTCCGCGGCGTAGTCGAACTGACGTTCCCGCGGGCGATCGGTCCCCAGAGGGTCAACTGGGTCGACTACCGGAAGGTGATCGCCCACACCGATGTCGAGACCTTCGCCCAAGAGGTGCTGGCCCGTGTCGGCGCCGGGCACACTCTGTGGCTGGTGTGGCGGGACGGCTACCCCGGTCTCGGTGGGGCCTGCGGCTACCTCAAGAGCTGGCTCGACCTGCTGCACACCCCCGGCCCGACGGTGGTGCACCAGAACGGCTCTGTCTACTACGAGTACGAGAACCTGGTCCGCTACGGCGGCTGA
- the glpX gene encoding class II fructose-bisphosphatase, which translates to MPSRDDHRPQAPDRNLAMELARVTEAAAMAAARWMGRGDKEGADGAAVDAMRVVLGGVPMDGVVVIGEGEKDEAPMLYNGERIGDGTPPEADIAVDPIDGTTPTALGRGGALSVIAVSDRGTMFNPGPCVYMEKLAVGPEAAGKVSLEQSAADNIRAVAEAKGESVRDVTAVILDRPRHADLIEEVRSIGARIRLITDGDVAGAIATAWSDSGADILLGIGGTPEGVIAAAALKCMGGELQGRLWPRNDVEHKAAVEAGYEIERVLGHDDLCQGDNCFFAATGITDGELLRGVRYDSRGATTESLVMRSKSGTVRRIVANHRLNKLARYSAVEFY; encoded by the coding sequence GTGCCATCAAGAGACGATCATCGACCGCAGGCCCCCGACCGGAACCTGGCGATGGAACTAGCCCGGGTCACCGAAGCGGCGGCCATGGCGGCCGCCCGGTGGATGGGTAGAGGCGACAAGGAGGGTGCCGACGGCGCGGCGGTGGACGCCATGCGCGTCGTGCTCGGTGGCGTCCCCATGGACGGCGTCGTCGTGATAGGCGAGGGGGAGAAGGACGAGGCGCCGATGCTGTACAACGGCGAGCGAATCGGTGACGGCACGCCTCCCGAGGCAGATATCGCGGTCGACCCGATCGACGGTACGACCCCCACGGCGCTCGGGCGCGGAGGCGCGCTCTCGGTGATCGCCGTCAGCGACCGGGGGACCATGTTCAACCCCGGGCCGTGCGTCTACATGGAGAAGCTTGCCGTCGGCCCGGAAGCGGCGGGCAAGGTGAGCCTCGAGCAGTCCGCCGCCGACAACATCCGTGCCGTGGCCGAGGCGAAGGGCGAATCCGTGCGCGACGTCACCGCCGTGATACTCGACAGGCCGCGCCACGCCGACCTGATCGAGGAGGTCCGGTCCATAGGTGCTCGGATCCGGCTCATCACCGACGGCGACGTAGCAGGAGCCATTGCGACGGCGTGGTCGGATTCCGGCGCCGACATCCTGCTCGGCATCGGCGGTACCCCGGAAGGGGTGATTGCGGCGGCCGCGCTCAAGTGCATGGGCGGCGAGCTACAGGGGCGACTGTGGCCACGCAACGACGTCGAGCACAAGGCGGCGGTCGAAGCTGGTTATGAGATCGAGCGGGTGCTCGGTCACGACGACCTGTGCCAGGGCGACAACTGCTTCTTCGCGGCGACGGGGATCACCGACGGTGAGCTGTTGAGGGGCGTGCGCTACGACTCCCGCGGCGCGACCACCGAGTCCCTCGTGATGCGCTCGAAGTCCGGGACGGTGCGCAGGATCGTCGCCAACCACCGTCTGAACAAGCTGGCCCGTTACTCGGCGGTCGAGTTCTACTAA
- a CDS encoding GNAT family N-acetyltransferase translates to MPSKRIAPSSQAILRTSSSRHRLGVALLLDEPVRSEVEGLRRAVGDPSLGRMEPHLTLVPPVNVHSRDLPAAVARIRSAAALQTAPLTATLGPPCTFLPDNPVLYLGVGGDIERLRQLRDDVFEQPLARSLTWPWVPHVTLGDGIADERIQSAMAALQDYASVATFDRVVLLEERRGRFWVPIADACLEAPAVIGTGGIALTITSGRVVDPDARAAIAEAGADVPLVQASGTTSDARRVVFSQPIVLTARTEEGFAGVAVAWVDGSGPHAGVFVVEGCRRQGVGSHLLAHLESSARRTGWEFPVVGAEGPASFYESRGSWVRPVGRTGHPQWYEPL, encoded by the coding sequence ATGCCATCGAAGAGGATCGCGCCTTCTTCTCAGGCGATTCTGCGGACCTCTTCAAGCCGGCACCGGCTGGGTGTGGCGCTGCTTCTTGACGAGCCCGTTCGGTCCGAGGTGGAGGGCCTCCGCAGGGCGGTGGGAGACCCGTCCCTCGGCCGGATGGAACCCCATCTGACGCTCGTCCCGCCCGTCAACGTCCACTCGAGGGACCTGCCGGCTGCGGTCGCCAGGATCCGGTCGGCCGCAGCCCTGCAGACCGCCCCCCTGACCGCGACCCTGGGGCCGCCCTGCACGTTCCTGCCGGACAATCCCGTCCTGTATCTCGGCGTCGGCGGCGACATCGAACGGCTGAGACAGCTCCGCGACGACGTGTTCGAACAGCCCCTCGCCAGGTCGCTCACATGGCCATGGGTGCCCCACGTGACTCTCGGGGACGGAATCGCCGACGAGCGGATCCAGTCGGCCATGGCCGCGCTACAGGACTACGCGTCCGTTGCCACCTTCGACCGCGTGGTCCTTCTCGAGGAGAGGCGGGGCCGCTTCTGGGTGCCGATAGCGGACGCCTGCCTCGAGGCGCCTGCCGTGATAGGGACCGGCGGGATCGCGCTCACGATCACGAGCGGCCGGGTCGTCGACCCTGATGCCCGAGCCGCCATCGCCGAGGCCGGCGCCGACGTTCCGCTCGTGCAAGCCTCCGGGACGACCTCGGACGCGCGCCGGGTCGTCTTTTCCCAACCCATCGTGCTGACCGCTCGAACCGAGGAGGGATTCGCCGGTGTCGCCGTCGCCTGGGTGGACGGGTCGGGACCGCACGCCGGCGTCTTCGTCGTCGAGGGATGCAGGCGGCAGGGCGTCGGCAGCCACCTCCTCGCGCACCTGGAGTCGTCGGCGCGAAGGACCGGCTGGGAGTTCCCTGTCGTCGGAGCCGAGGGTCCTGCCAGCTTCTACGAGTCGCGCGGCTCCTGGGTGCGACCAGTCGGTCGAACCGGGCACCCCCAGTGGTACGAGCCTCTTTAG
- the glyA gene encoding serine hydroxymethyltransferase has translation MNEDLELFDIVRREEERQNTTLQLIASENFASRAVMAATGSVLTNKYSEGYPGKRYYGGNQVIDEVEDLARRRVCALLGSHLPEGGVHANVQPHSGANANLAAYLAVLEAGDTVLGMRLDQGGHLTHGSPVNVSGRFYKFVSYGVTQSDERLDLDQLASLAQENQPKLIVAGATAYPRLIDPVPIREIADSVGALFLFDAAHVAGLIAGGVHPNPVGIADIVTFTTHKTLRGPRGGAILCRPELATAIDKAVFPGLQGGPLEHVVAAKAVAFWEASQPQFRDYAAQIIRNARALAGALAAEGFRIVSGGTDNHLMLVDLRTFDPDLTGKVAQESLDRAGITLNKNTIPDDPRSPFVTSGLRIGTPAVTTAGMREPEMAEIAGLIGRVLRKPDDPTEIAAVRDEVAVMCSKFTPYP, from the coding sequence GTGAACGAGGACCTGGAGCTCTTCGACATCGTCCGCCGGGAGGAGGAGCGGCAGAACACCACTCTGCAGCTCATCGCCTCCGAGAACTTCGCCTCGCGGGCGGTGATGGCAGCCACCGGCTCGGTCCTCACCAACAAGTACTCCGAGGGCTACCCCGGCAAGCGCTACTACGGCGGCAATCAGGTGATCGACGAGGTGGAAGACCTTGCGCGCCGGCGGGTCTGCGCACTCTTGGGGTCCCACCTTCCAGAGGGTGGCGTGCACGCCAACGTGCAACCACACTCGGGAGCCAACGCCAACCTCGCCGCGTACCTGGCGGTCCTGGAGGCGGGCGACACCGTGCTCGGCATGCGGCTCGACCAGGGGGGCCACCTCACCCATGGTTCACCGGTCAACGTGAGCGGGCGGTTCTACAAGTTCGTGTCCTACGGCGTCACGCAGAGCGACGAGAGGCTGGACCTGGACCAGCTGGCGTCGTTGGCGCAGGAAAACCAACCAAAGCTGATCGTTGCCGGTGCGACGGCCTACCCGCGGCTGATCGACCCCGTGCCGATCCGCGAGATCGCCGACAGTGTCGGAGCGCTGTTCCTGTTCGACGCGGCTCACGTGGCGGGGCTCATCGCAGGCGGGGTACATCCGAATCCCGTCGGCATCGCGGACATCGTCACCTTCACCACTCACAAGACCCTCCGTGGGCCCCGAGGGGGTGCGATCCTGTGCCGGCCGGAGCTGGCGACGGCTATCGACAAGGCGGTGTTCCCCGGCCTGCAGGGCGGCCCGCTGGAACACGTGGTCGCAGCCAAAGCGGTCGCTTTCTGGGAGGCGTCGCAACCGCAGTTCCGTGATTACGCCGCCCAGATCATCCGCAATGCGAGGGCCCTCGCCGGGGCTCTCGCGGCGGAGGGATTCCGGATTGTCTCCGGGGGCACCGACAACCACCTGATGCTGGTGGACCTGCGAACATTCGACCCTGACCTGACCGGCAAGGTGGCTCAGGAGTCGCTCGACCGCGCGGGCATCACTCTCAACAAGAACACCATCCCGGACGATCCCCGCTCTCCCTTCGTGACCTCCGGCCTTCGCATCGGCACGCCGGCGGTGACGACTGCCGGGATGCGGGAGCCCGAGATGGCAGAGATCGCCGGCCTCATCGGAAGGGTGCTGCGCAAGCCTGACGACCCAACCGAGATAGCCGCCGTGCGCGACGAGGTGGCTGTGATGTGCTCGAAGTTCACGCCCTACCCGTAG
- a CDS encoding MraY family glycosyltransferase, translated as MATFVVRRLAARFSIIVLPDERRVHERPTPTVGGAAMFFGLLVAMIVASQIPGLNPLFRGSSDPIGLVLAAAVIFTVGMVDDLREMSPPAKLSGQIVAGTVLYLFGVSMLYFRLPFAQTTLVLSADLVPVMTVLWVVGMANAVNLVDGLDGLAAGIVGIASVSFFLYSHQLVHAGTIAPETSGQLLSVIVLGICVGFLPHNFHPAKIFMGDAGAMLLGLLMAASTMSVVGQTDQDFSGRTYFFFAPVVIPFFILGIPMLDTAFAIVRRAGRRTNPAVADKNHLHHRLMRLGHGQTRSVLILWTWTALLSGLVLFPSFHSGALSAVPFGAGALVVALYTLFGVRGRTEQGAGGRPA; from the coding sequence GTGGCGACGTTCGTGGTGCGCCGTCTCGCCGCCAGGTTCTCGATCATCGTCCTGCCGGACGAGCGCAGGGTTCACGAGCGGCCGACTCCGACGGTCGGCGGCGCTGCCATGTTCTTCGGCCTGCTCGTGGCGATGATCGTGGCGTCGCAGATCCCCGGATTGAACCCGCTGTTCCGTGGTAGCTCGGACCCGATCGGGTTGGTGCTCGCCGCCGCCGTGATCTTCACGGTCGGGATGGTCGACGACCTGCGTGAGATGTCGCCTCCCGCCAAGCTGTCCGGTCAGATCGTCGCGGGGACGGTTCTGTACCTGTTCGGCGTCAGCATGCTTTACTTCCGCCTTCCCTTCGCTCAGACGACCCTGGTCCTGTCCGCCGACCTGGTCCCGGTCATGACGGTGCTGTGGGTCGTAGGGATGGCCAACGCTGTGAACCTGGTGGACGGATTGGACGGCTTGGCAGCCGGCATCGTCGGGATCGCCTCTGTCTCGTTCTTCCTCTACTCGCACCAGCTCGTCCACGCCGGCACGATCGCGCCCGAGACATCCGGGCAGCTGCTGTCCGTGATCGTGCTGGGCATATGCGTCGGCTTTCTCCCGCACAACTTCCATCCCGCCAAGATCTTCATGGGTGACGCCGGCGCGATGCTCCTCGGCCTGCTGATGGCAGCGTCAACCATGTCGGTCGTGGGCCAGACCGATCAGGACTTCAGCGGGCGGACGTACTTCTTCTTCGCCCCCGTCGTGATCCCGTTCTTCATCTTGGGCATTCCGATGCTCGACACCGCCTTCGCGATCGTCCGGCGGGCGGGCCGCCGCACCAATCCCGCCGTTGCCGACAAGAACCATCTGCATCACCGGTTGATGCGGCTCGGTCACGGGCAGACCCGATCGGTCCTCATCTTGTGGACCTGGACTGCGCTGCTCTCGGGGCTGGTGCTCTTCCCGTCGTTTCACAGCGGGGCGTTGTCGGCGGTGCCCTTCGGAGCCGGCGCCCTGGTAGTCGCTCTGTACACGCTCTTCGGCGTGCGCGGCCGTACTGAGCAAGGGGCTGGCGGCCGGCCGGCCTGA
- the atpC gene encoding ATP synthase F1 subunit epsilon yields the protein MATTQFELVTPTRTLYSGYAEMIVCRTVDGEIAFLANHMAYIGALDPGLVKIVGPQPDSGESSTEPDIRLAVQGGFVEVSDNRVIMLADVAELASDVDVEAARADEEEAKQRLSAAGSEGDPAADKDLRWAQARLEAATGAEIH from the coding sequence ATGGCCACCACCCAGTTCGAGCTGGTCACCCCGACTCGCACCCTCTACTCCGGCTACGCGGAGATGATCGTGTGCCGGACGGTCGACGGGGAGATCGCGTTCCTCGCCAACCACATGGCCTACATCGGCGCACTCGATCCCGGTCTCGTGAAAATCGTCGGACCGCAACCGGATTCCGGCGAGAGTTCCACCGAACCGGACATCCGCCTCGCGGTGCAGGGCGGGTTCGTCGAGGTCAGCGACAACCGGGTGATCATGCTCGCCGACGTAGCGGAGCTCGCCTCCGACGTCGACGTGGAGGCTGCGCGCGCGGACGAGGAGGAAGCGAAGCAGCGGCTGTCAGCCGCCGGAAGCGAGGGAGACCCCGCAGCGGACAAGGACCTCCGGTGGGCGCAGGCCCGGCTCGAAGCCGCCACCGGCGCGGAGATCCACTAG
- the atpD gene encoding F0F1 ATP synthase subunit beta — translation MSIIAEEVSTEHTEGRVVAIAGPVVDVEFPPGALPEINFAVEMEIEVDGERQKIMAEVAQQIGEGRVRCVCLRPTDGLRRGTAVISTGRGITVPVGDAVLGHVFNVTGDPLDVAEIGTPDDRWEIHRPAPAFDALEPKAQMFETGIKVIDLLEPYVQGGKIGLFGGAGVGKTVLIQEMIRRVADQHGGVSVFAGVGERTREGNDLWLEMTESGVIEKTALVYGQMDEPPGVRLRVALSALTMAEYFRDVKNQDVLLFIDNIFRFVQAGSEVSTLLGRMPSAVGYQPTLADEMGELQERITSTRGRSITSLQAVYVPADDYTDPAPFTTFTHLDATTELSRQIAALGIYPAVDPLASTSSVLAPEVVGDRHYAVARRVQEILQRFRELQDIIAILGLDELSEEDRVTVSRARKIQRFLSQPFFVAEVFTGIKGVYVTVSETVESFEALVNGDLDEVPEQAFLNVGGVESVLEKARTLQHEG, via the coding sequence ATGAGCATCATCGCCGAGGAAGTGAGCACCGAGCACACCGAGGGCAGGGTCGTGGCCATCGCCGGCCCGGTTGTGGACGTGGAGTTCCCACCAGGAGCGCTGCCCGAGATCAACTTCGCCGTCGAGATGGAGATCGAGGTCGACGGGGAGCGCCAGAAGATCATGGCCGAAGTGGCGCAGCAGATCGGTGAGGGCCGTGTCCGCTGCGTCTGCCTAAGGCCGACCGACGGCCTCCGTCGCGGCACCGCCGTCATCAGCACCGGACGTGGGATCACGGTCCCCGTCGGCGACGCGGTTCTCGGACATGTCTTCAACGTCACCGGTGACCCGCTGGACGTCGCCGAGATCGGAACGCCCGACGACCGCTGGGAGATCCACCGCCCGGCTCCTGCCTTCGACGCCCTGGAGCCCAAGGCCCAGATGTTCGAGACCGGCATCAAGGTCATCGACCTGCTCGAGCCTTACGTGCAGGGCGGCAAGATCGGCCTATTCGGCGGTGCGGGTGTGGGCAAGACGGTCCTCATCCAGGAGATGATCCGCAGGGTCGCCGACCAGCACGGCGGCGTATCCGTCTTCGCCGGCGTCGGCGAGCGGACCCGCGAGGGCAACGACCTCTGGCTGGAGATGACCGAATCGGGCGTCATAGAGAAGACCGCCCTGGTCTACGGCCAGATGGACGAGCCGCCCGGCGTGCGCTTGCGCGTCGCCCTTTCGGCGCTCACGATGGCCGAATACTTCAGAGACGTGAAGAACCAGGACGTGCTCCTGTTCATCGACAACATCTTCCGTTTCGTCCAGGCGGGCTCGGAGGTGTCGACGCTTCTCGGCCGCATGCCCTCGGCGGTGGGCTACCAGCCGACTCTCGCTGACGAGATGGGCGAGCTGCAGGAACGGATCACCTCGACCCGCGGCCGTTCCATCACCTCCCTGCAGGCGGTGTACGTGCCGGCCGACGACTACACCGACCCTGCTCCGTTCACCACCTTCACCCATCTCGACGCGACGACCGAGCTCTCCCGGCAGATCGCGGCACTGGGCATCTACCCCGCCGTGGATCCGCTGGCATCGACGTCATCGGTGCTCGCTCCCGAAGTCGTCGGGGACCGCCACTACGCCGTGGCTCGCCGCGTACAGGAGATCCTGCAGCGATTCCGGGAGTTGCAGGACATCATCGCGATCCTCGGTCTCGACGAGCTCTCCGAGGAGGACAGGGTGACCGTCTCCCGGGCACGGAAGATCCAGCGGTTCCTCTCTCAGCCGTTCTTCGTGGCCGAGGTCTTCACGGGCATCAAGGGTGTGTACGTGACGGTCTCGGAGACGGTCGAGTCCTTCGAGGCACTCGTCAACGGAGACCTGGACGAGGTTCCGGAGCAGGCGTTCCTCAACGTCGGCGGTGTCGAGTCGGTGCTGGAGAAGGCCCGCACGCTCCAGCACGAAGGCTGA